AATTCGTACAGCCCAGCCTTAGCCGCCTCGCGCACTTCGGGCGGAATTTGCTGATTTGAACGCACCAAGGCTCCATACAGCATCAAGGCTCGATCAAAGCGACGATAGGCTTCGTCGATCATGCCTTGTTCTTGGAAACACTGGCCTTCAGCAACATGCAAGGCTGCCAGCACCGCACACCGATCAAGATCAATTGTGCCCTCGAATTGAACTAACTTGAGCAAATCTTCATCGGGCAACAAATCAACAAAGTGGCTATGGGTATCGAATAAATCGCGATAGGCCGTGTTGATTGCCGCTTGAGCCTCTTCGACCGAACCAGCCTCGCGCAAATGCACAATCTTGCGCCAAACAAGGCCAAATTGCTCGATCAAGCGTAAAATGTAATCTCGCATAGCTCCTCAAAAAAGAGCGCAGCCTGTGGTTGCCCATACACTGCGCCAACAACTTAGCCTAATTGGTTGATCAACTGGTTGGGATCGTTGGTTGGCAATTTGCAAGCCCGCCGCACACAGACATAGGCCGTGGCTTGCTGGTTGAGCAATGGTCGTTCAGCCAACAACGGAATCAACTGCTGAGCCGCTTGATCATCTGGCCGACAGGCAGCCACGACTTTGTTGGGTTGATAGTTGCGATAGGTCGCTTGCAACAACGCTTTGAACGCAGGATCAGCGGGATCGCCAATTAGAGCAACTTCGCGTGGTTCAGCAAGCGCAAAATCGGCGGCAGCCAACAAACGCCCAAACGCCCCAGGCAGTTGCAACAATGCACCACTCAAATTCGCCAGCACGGTTTCGGCGTATTGGCGATATTCGTAGCGATCAAGCAGGGTGGCCAAACGCAGCAACACATCAACCGCCACCGAATTTCCGGCAGGCGTAGCATTGTCGTAAAGGTCGCGAGGTCGCGTGATCAACTGCTCATGATCGCTGGCCGTGTCGAAAAAGCTGCGCTGTTGTGCATCCCAGAAGCGCTCAGTCATGCTTTCGGCCAATTCAATCGCCACTTGCAGCCAGCGCAGATCAAAGGTTGCCTCGTACAAGGCCAGCATGCCATCGGCAACACAGGCATAATCTTCGAGGTAGCCCTTGAATTTAGCCTGACCATCTTTGTATGAACGATACAGTTGGCCATTTTGATAGAGCTTGCTGGTAATAAATTCAGCGTTGCGAATCGCCGCAGCGCGATAATCGGCATTATCGAGCACATTGGCGGCAAAGGCCAAACTGCGCAGCATCATGCCATTCCACGAAGCCAAAATCTTTTCATCGCGGCCTGGGCGAATGCGCGTATTGCGCTGAGCCAAGAGCGTGGCACGAATTGCGGCGATGCGCTGGGCCAAATCTGCCTCGCTAATGCTCAACTCTTTGGCAACCACGCTAGGATCTTGGGGCACATACAAAATTGTATGACCCTCAAAATTGCCTTCGGGCTGAATATTCCAATACAACTGAGCGAGAGCTGCATCCTCAGGGCTGAGCAATTGCTGAATTTCAGCTACGCTCCAAACATAAAATTTGCCCTCTTCGCCTTCGCTATCAGCATCTTCCGCAGCATAAAAACCGCCATCAGGGCTAGTCATATCGCGCAAAATGTAGTTGATGCTTTCTTCAGCAATTCGCCGATAAAACGGCTCATGGGTGGCTTGGTAGGTTTCGAGATAGAGCTGGCTGAGCAAGGCATTATCGTAGAGCATTTTCTCGAAGTGCGGCACGAGCCACTGAGCGTCGACCGAATAGCGGGCAAAGCCACCGCCAAGCTGATCGTACATGCCGCCGTTGGCCATTGCTTGCAAGGTTTGGGTCACTTGATTGAGCGCATCTTGATCGTCGCTGCGCAGCCAAGTTCGCAGTACCATGCCAAAAATCAAGGCTTGCGGGAATTTCGGCGCACCGCCGTAGCCACCAAAACGCGAATCGAATTGGCTCATTTGGCGTTGAGCCGCCACATTCAATTGGCTTTTGCTCAATTTCACTTGCTCAAGATCGAAGCTCAAAATATCTTCTAAATGCTCACGCATCTGCTCGGCGCTTTGAAACACCTCTTCGCGACGGTCGCGATAGGCTTCGGCCACGCCATGTAGCACCTGTTGAAACGAAGGCATATTGTGGCGCGGCTCTGGGGGAAAGTAGGTTCCACCATAAAACGGTGCACCATCAGGGGTTAAAAAGACCGTCATTGGCCAGCCGCCGTGGCGGGTCATCGCTTGCACAGCGGCCATATACAACGAATCAATATCAGGCCGTTCTTCGCGATCAACCTTGATATTGATAAATAATTCGTTCATGACGGCAGCAGTCGCTGGATCTTCAAACGATTCATGGGCCATAACGTGACACCAATGGCAAGCGCTATAGCCAACACTTAATAAAATTGGTTTATCATCTTGTTTGGCACGTTGCAAGGCCTCTTCACCCCAAGCATACCAATCGACAGGGTTTTCGGCGTGTTGCAACAAGTAAGGGCTAGTTTCATGAATTAAACGATTTGCCATAGCGGCTCCTTAACTAATCTACCAGTAGTATATAGCAGGTCGTGGTGCGAGGAGATTAATGGAATACTAACTTTTTGCGCTCCTTCACCCCCTAGCTCCTACTTAATGAAGATAGATTTTAAGAAATTAAGACCATACCCTCACCCCCGCCCCCTCTCCCACTGCGGCGGGCGAGGGGAGTTCCAAGTTTCATGATCGAGGGATTCCCCCTCGCTCGCTTGGCGGGAGAGGGGGCTAGGGGGTGAGGGTTTAGTCTAATAGATTTATGATAGTTGATGGAGCACTATATATGGACGAAAACGCCTTACCCGACCCAATGTTGCTAACGTGGATGGGCAGTTATACTCATGCCGATTTGCAGCATGTGACCCGTGCCACTCAATTGCTGCATCATTTAGCCCCATTTCGCGATTTGAGCGAGGCAGCAGTGATTGGGCGCTGGTTCACATGGCTCTTGATGCTGGAACATCACACATTAACCTATCTCGATTTGAATATTGAGCAAGCCCAGCGCTATTGGCGTGGATTACGGGCGGTCGCCGAAAATCGTTCTGCCGCCACATCGCCACTGGGCCAAGCCTTGGGCGATTTTGTGGGCAATTTGCCACGCCTACCTGCCTTCAGTAGCAGCGATTTAATGCTCGTCAGTTTGGCAATTGGCCATACGCTCGATGGTTTGGCATGGCGTTATAGTTGGCAACGCCAAAATAGCGAGCCAGCCGCCAGCTCGTTGTTAGATGCGATGGGGCGTTCGAGTGGCATGTATACTGCGTTGACCTTGCTCAGTGGCTTGCGCGGTTGGCGTTTATCTGAGGTATTGCTGCAGCATCCGGCGCGGCGTTGTATTAAAGTGGTCGAGGCGGTTGCAGGCACGTTGCGCCTCCAACCAACCTCGGCCTTACCCGATAATTTGTGGCAAGCACTGGAGCAAGCCTTCAATCCGCTTGAAACGCGCTGGGCCGATTATCGTCAAACCAGCGGTCTACTATTGCAGCGCTACCAAACATGGCTCGCCAGCGAACAACCTATTGCCGACGCAAACGCTGAGTGAGCGACTGATAAAAATGGGCTTGGGGATAAACATGGGCAAAACGGCAAATCTCTTGAGCACGCGTGACCTCAATCAGATCATCAGGCTCAATTGGAAACGACCACTGCCCATCAAGGCTAATAATTGTCGGATGATGGCGGGCCAGCGTCCAACTAATTTTGGTATCTGGCGGTAGCACGAGGGCTGGCAAACTGGTTAAGTGGCCAGCCACCGTCACCAACAATAACGAATCGGAGCGCGGGTCGAGCACTGGGCCGCCTGCCGCCAAGGCATAGGCAGTTGAGCCAGTTGCGGTTGAAACCAAAACCCCATCAGCCCGATAGCTCGTCAGTGGCATATCATCGATGGCAACCGAAACATGGACTACTCGTGCGACATCACGCCGCGACAGCAACACCTCGTTCAAAGCCAGATCATTAAAAATCTCTTGGCCTTGGCGTAGAACTCGTGCTCGGACCAACGTGCGCTGATCGTACCAACCACCGCTGTTAAGCAACACCTCTAAGCCTTCATAGACCGATTCTTCAGTAACTTCGGCCATAAAACTCAGGTGGCCCATCGCCACCCCCAAAATCGGCATATTATGGGTGATGCCAATTCGGGCGGCGCGGAGTACCGTGCCATCGCCACCAAGCGCCAACATCAATTGGCATGGCGCGACCAGATCTGGCTCATCGCGGGCACTTTGCGATGTGCCTAGCCACACACTTAACCCTCGTTCGCCCAACCAAGCCGCAATTCGTTCCCCTGCTTGGGCTGTTGCAGGCGCAAGCGGATTATACAAAACGCCAATTGTGTGCATAGCGCCTCCTGTGGTGGCCATTCTGCGCTGCATCATAACACACTCACCGAGCGCTGTCCTACGCTGCTAGCTATTTAGCTTGATGGCTGATTACCCATTCAACTGCTCCAATCACCAACTCTGGTTGGTCGAGATGGATGTAATGTCCACTAGTTTCAGCTATCTGATGTTGGCTGTTGCTCGAAAGCTGAGCTAATTCCTGCTGCAAGCTATCCCACGTCTGTTCAAATTCCGCTGGCATGGTGTTATCAGCAATCCCACGGGTTAACACCACCAACGGAAGATCCTTAAGTGATTGCGGAGCTTGAGCTTGATTCAGATCTTTGGTTATCGCTGCTAAGGCCGCATCCATCGCGCTACAGGTGCTGGTTTGGTATAGGCTAGCAGCAATCGAGGCTTGGGCTGGTTGCGGCAATTTGGCATAGGTCGTTTGTGATTGCTCAAACAGCTTTGTCAGCCGAATAATCCCAAATGGAGCCAACGCATCACAGGCTTGCATCGACTGACGCATAACTGCAAATGGGTCTTCATCAAGCTGTGATTGACGTTGGCGTTGTTGTTCATGCGATGAATCGACCAGCACCAATCCAACAACTTGTTCAGGGTAGCGCTGGGCATATTCGCGCACATACACCCCCCCAGCCGAATGGCCAACCAATACATATGGTGCTGGTACGTTGGCGTGATTCAGCAGTTCATGCAAAGTTTCGGCAATCGAAGCCCGATCAGCCTTGTCGGCCACAGCTGCGCTCCAGCCCATGCCAACCCGATCGTAGGCACACACTCGATATTGTTCAGCTAAGGCTGGTTGGACTAAGCCCCAAACATCAGCACCATCGCCTAAGCCAGATTCAAGCACGATCGTTGGGCTGCCACTGCCCATACAAATTAGCCGCATCGCATGGCCATTGACCATAATTTGCTGCTCAGCTGGCAAAAATCGTTGGCGATCACGCTGGCTGGCCCAGCGCTGAAACGCCCAGCCGCCGATCAACAAGCCAATCATCAACAGACCAATCCAACCGAGCCAGCGCCCAATGCGTCGCAAGAGCGAACGTTTTTGTGGTTTTATCTTCATGATTATTCCTTGGCTAACGATAGAGGTCAACTATAGCCAAGAAATACCCAAACCACAGGGTTAATCAGGGTGAAATCGACTCAGCAATTAGAGCTATAGCCGCATCGATCTTCAGGCCGCTGAGTATCTATAATTCGATCGCATAACCCCAAAAAGCCCTTCATAAATGAATGAAGGGCTCAACGATAAAAGTTTATGAGATTCTACGATAGGTGGTTCCCCCCTCGCCGCGCGTGCGGGAGAGGGGGCTAGGGGGTGAGGGCATGCTAATCGACAGTCAATTCCATTCCATCATTGTTAAACCCTACCCTTGAAAGGTTAGACAGTGAGCCGAACTAACTACCTAATTCATCGTCATCGTCGCCATCGTCGCTATCGACATCATCGAGGCTCATTTCGTCGAGATCTTCTTCCTCTTCCTCGCCCATTTCATCAACTTCATCATCGTCATCGCCATCGAAATCGTAGCGCAACGAATAATCGCGAACGTATGGCCGGAAGGCTCCCATATCGCCGCTGAGCTTGCCAGGGAACGAAATTTTGGTGCGTTGTGATGGGTGTTGGAAGGTTTCGCGAATCACAATCCGCACTTGACCATTTTCGATATGCGCGATGGCTGCGGCATATTTGTTGCCACCATCGATCAATTCAGCTAAGCGTTGAGCAAGTTTTGGCTCAATCCGCCCAATTAAAATCCCATCGCTGGTGTAGGCATTCAACAAGCGGCCTTCGTGGCGCAACTCAACGATCTCGCCGCTACCTAATTGACTTACCAAACCTGGATTAGCGAGATTCGTCAGCGTGGTAATGCCGGTTTTGCCAGTTTCGCTGACAAACAAGCGCAAATCGACCAATTCGCGGCTGCGTTGATTGGTTTTGCCTTCGCTGCTCAATAATGGAGTCAGCTTATCGATATTGCGACGGGCAATAATATTGCTTGGGGCAAGTTTTAAGGTCTTTTGATAGGTTTCAAGCGCTTCAGCATAACGATTTACTTCTTGCAAAGCCTTGCCTAAACGATTATAGGTTTCAGGATCTTCAGCAAGTTCAATAGCTTTACGATTCAATTCAATTGCCGATTCCCACTGATTATTAGCAGCTTCACTAATCGCTTGATCGATTAAACGATTACGAATGCGCATCTTATCATCTTGCTTGGACACTGAGTTCCTCCAGGCTTTAATCACACAGAACGGACGCAGTTCACACCGCATCCGCTCAAACCAATCCTAAAAACCATCGATTTACTAAACGTCGAACTTCAAGGCCACAATCAGGCCGATAAATCCAATAAAGTTATTGATCGAGTGCGCCAAAACTGCACTCCATAGATTGTTGGTGTAGTGGTAAACCAAGGCCAAAATCGCCCCACCAAGAAAAATCGGAATCAAGAGGGCAATATAACCAGTCGTAACTCCAAAGGCATGCGGCAGGGCAAATAGAATGCCACTGAGCACAACCCCCCAGGTAACCCCAAGTTTTTGGCGGATCGCCCGAAAAGCGTAGCCGCGAAAAAAGACTTCCTCTAAAAATGGCCCAATAATCACTACAAACAAACCAAATAAGCCAATTTGTAGATTACTAGCCTCTTTAAAAGGGCCGATCAACTGTGCTTGTTGATCAGGGCTGCTATCTAAAGCTTTGCTAATCACCCCTGAAATAAAGTTGGTCACTAAGAAACTGATGCCTGCAATAAAGCCAAACCCTAAAGCAACCCCCAGTTTTTTGCGATTCAGGCCAAACCATGCTAGGGGCAACTTGCGCAAAATATTGACCCGCAAGATGCTGGCTAAAGTAAAACCTAAGCCCAAGGTTGGAGCATTGAGCAAAATAAAGGTTGGGTCATTCAATAAGCCTTGGATTTGCTCCAAATCGCTTAATCCATTGGCCAGCATGTAAGCAACCATGATGATCACTTGCAACAGGACTGCCAGCAAAAAACCAAAAATCAAATCTGGCAATACCCAGTAGGCCATTGGCGTGCGACTGTTGCCTTCCTCTGAGCCTGGAACTGCCGCACCAGTTGACGGCACCTGATAGCCATAATCTGCTGGATACCAACCAGGTTGAGCCATGGGTTGTTGCGGCTGCATAGGCGGAGCAACTGGCGGTTGCGGTACGCCACCAAGCGCCTTCAACACAGCATCGTTGCGTTCACGTTGGGGATCATCGTTGCCATAACTCATTTATGCACCTATTGCTAGCGTTTCGCCGATCAGATCGCCACCCAACCACCATGGGCGAGTTTCAGTGACGTGAATGTTGACCACTTTGCCATACCAATCGCCTGCGGCCTCAAAAAAGACCAATTTGTTGTTGCGATCGCGGCCACGCCATTTGCCTTTGGTGAATTCCTCAACCAAAACTTCAACCTCGTGCCCCAAGCATGCTTCGTTGCGCTCGGTGGCAATCCGTTCTTGCAAGCGTTCAAGCGCAATTCGGCGATATTGCTTTTCGCCATGTTCAACTGCTAAGGCTGGGTCAAGCTCCATATCAGCAGCTTTGGTGCCTGGGCGCGAGGAGTAAGCGGCAATATGCACTTTATCAAACCGAATGTTTTCAACCATCTCCAAGGTGCGCTCAAACATTTCACGAGTTTCGCCCGGATGCCCAACAATAATATCGGTTGATAATGATACGTTTGGGATAATCTCGCGAATTCGTTCGATCAATTTGGTATATTTAGCCACGGTATAGCCGCGCTTCATCACTTTGAGCAATTGATCGTCGCCTGCCTGAATTGGCAAGTTAATATCAGGCATGATTTTGGGCAAGCGGGCAATCGTATGCAACAATTTTTCGCTCATAAAGGCTGGATGCGAGGTCAAAAAGCGTAAGCGAACTAAACCTGGGGTTTCATGCAAATATTCTAACAAATCGGCAAGGTCAGGTCGCCCAGGCAAATCGTGGCCGTATGAATCGACAATTTGGCCCAGCAAGGTAATTTCTTTAGCACCACGGGCACAAATTCGCCGCACTTCTTCAGCAATTTCTTCCATTGGGCGCGAACGCTCTTTACCACGGCGCAATGGAATTACACAATAAGCACACGACATATTACAGCCATAATTAATTGGCACATGCACATTGACTGGCGGCACTTGCCAATCAGCCACGGGCAAGGCTGGTTCGTCAAGCTGGTAAATTGGGTTAGGCGCTAAGGCCAAGACCTCATCAACTGCCGATGGCGAAACAAAATGGTCAACCATTGGCAACTTTTTCTTAAAGATCGATTGATTGTTTGGGCCGACCATACAGCCCCACAGCACAATTTTGGTATCGGGCCGCTCTCGTTTGATCCGTTGAATATCGGTAATTTTGCCGATAATCTTTTCTTCAGCATTGGCCCGCACTGAGCACGAATTTAATACAATAAAATCGGCATCTTCAGCTTGCTCAGCAGGAGTATAACCTACCCCTTGCAGCGCCGATTCAAGTCGCTCTGAATCAGAGACGTTCATTTGGCAGCCAACTGTCCATACAAAATAGCGATTTCGTTCCATAACCCTACAACCTTTATGTCGTTAATAGCAAAAGTCGCAGCATTATAGCCTATCAAGCAGGCCATCGCAACCGTCGCAAGCGTGAGATCAAGCCAACCGCACCAACTATTGGCGTGTTTGTATTGTGCCACGATTTTGCAACCAGACACCAAATTAAGATATTAACGAATGCTCAGAATTCCAATCCGATACGAACCATCATCTAACTGGCCTTCTATTGCCAATTGCAAGGGCTGCACATAGTGATTGATCGCCGGAGCAATGAGTCGCAATTCATATTCCCCCACTGGCAGATCGAAGTGTTCAAATTGTTGGCGATGCTCGTAGGCTTGGGTTGGCAGTATTTGGCGTAAATCAAGGCTTGATTCTGCTTGCCAAACCACAGCCTGAGTAGCATCGCGCAATTGCCAAATCAACGGCCAGCGCTCATAAATCGGAGCAACACCAGCATTTTGCCAAGTACTTTCGATCTGGAGTTGCTGGTTATCGATGGCAAGTTTGATCGTGGTTGGGGCATAGCGATAGCCCGCTAATTTGCCCGCCATAATAAAATTCTGCGTATCAGCATTCGTCCACTTGCTGGTTTGCTCAGGACAATTAACTGGATCACGCCAGAAATCCCATGGGCTTTCACGATAGGGCTGGGCAAAATTGCCGTTGCTCACATACGAAATATGATACGAAATGACTTGGGTTTGGGCCGCCAAAAACTGGCCGCTATAATCGCGTTCGCCATATTCGCCAATCATCTCGCTAAAAATCGGTGCTACTTTCCAACGCTCAGCCACCAAGGGGCCAATTGCTTGGCCATCAACCATAATATCACTTTGAATTAATTGATCGATATTGGCCATTTGCTCAGGCATGCCCAAGGCATCGCGGGTGATGCTCCAATAGGGTTGCTTAGTCATGGCGTAGTAAAAGACAGGATTATTGCTCAACGGAATCGAAAGCAGAAAATGCGGGCCGAGGTGGGTATGCCAAGCATCAACCAGCCAGCGTGCTGTGCTTTCGCTGGCCCACATCACATGGTTTTTATCGGCATTCCATGGCAAATAGCCTTCACCATAACGGCCATAACTGCGCATCTGCACGCCCAAAATCCGCTGATCGCCCGCAAATTCCGCCACAAAGGCAGCCAGCAAAGCTTCAAGTCGGGCTTGCACAAACGGATGATTATAATTGGGATACCAATCGCCTTCAAAGCTTGCGCCAAATTCAGGCTGTTGCAAGTAATTTGGTAAAAACGGGCCATTATTGCTAGGCCCAGCACTTGCCCCCAAACCCAACCAAACCCGCTGGCCCTTCTGCTCAGCTGTATCAAGCAATTCATGAATTTCGCGCCAATCGTAGTCATTTTCGCTTGGCTCAAGTTCGGCCCATGTCCAGCGATCATAGCGTTCGCGATTCGAAATCAATTCGCTAGGACAGATCATGGTTTGGCCGCGCCATTGATACAAGCCTCTGCCAGGATTAGCCACCTCAGCCTGTTCCAACGCGATAACCGTCGGGGTGAATGTTTGCCAAACAAGCCTATTTTGGGGCCGCAAAAGATACCATGTCAAGCCAAATCCTGCTACAATCAATAGCACAAACAACACTCTAAACCATCGCATTGCCCAATCCTTTGTACCGATCGCGGTTGTCCCATCGTCGAAGCTGATCGATCACACTACCATTGTTATGAAGGGTTTCCATGCCAACCATTCTTGCTGTTGATGACGATACCACGGTTTGCGCCTTGATTCGCCATTTCTTGGGCGCTGATTATACAATTTTAACTGCCTCAAGCGTCAGCCAAGCGCTGCTGTTGCTTGAAACAAGCATTCCCGACCTATTATTAATTGATGAATTGCTGCCAGATATGCGTGGCCATGAGTTTTGCCAGAGCCTTGAGCATAACCCGCGCCTGCGCCAAATTCCGCGCATTATGATGTCGGCCTCGACTCATTACATCGTGGCAGGCACGCCCAATGTGCTGATGTATATTCGCAAGCCTTTTCGCCGTGAACAATTGTTGATGGCAGTTAGCGATGTACTTGGGGAGTGAAGAAGAACATAGAGCAAAGAACATAGTTGAAGTAGGGTACAGGTTTTAGGGGCTAGGGATCAGAAAATTATTTGTGAAATTCGTGGAATTCGTGGCTAAAAATCTTCGCGACCTTCGTGTTCTTCGCGGTTTCAAACCGTCGCGAATCATTATAAAAAATGCTGTGTTAGATCGACGATTAATCTAACACAGCAGCATGCGAATCGGCTTACTTAACGCGATATGGCTCGAAGCGATGGGCAAATTGGCGGGGCACTGCACCACGCAAGGTTGTGCCTTCAGCGCCAAATTCTTCGCTTTCAATCATCCCACGTTCGTGCCAAAGCGCCACTAGCTCGTTGGCTCGATAGGGAATCATTACCTCGAATTTAACCATGCGCTCCATCAACATCTGTTCAATCGCCGTTTGCAAGCGATCAATTCCAATGTTTTGTTGGGCCGAAATCGCCACCCAGCGATCGATCGGCAAGCCCAATTCAGTGATCATGCGCACAATTTCGGCATCGCTGGGACTATCAATCTTGTCGATTTTGTTGAACACGGTCAGAATTGGTTTATCCTGAACTTTGAGTTCGCTGAGCGTATCGATCACAGTTTTGAATTGTTCTTCGACATTGGGATGAGTCAGATCCAACACGTGCAACAAGACATCGGCTTCGGCAATTTCTTCTAGGGTTGCGCGAAAAGCAGCGACCAAGGCGGTTGGCAAGCGTTGAATAAACCCGACCGTATCGGTCATCAAAACTGCACGGCCACCAGGCAAAGCCACTTTGCGCGTGGTTGGGTCAAGTGTGGCAAACAACATATCGGCGGCCAGTACATCGGCTTGAGCCAAACGATTGAGCAAGGTTGATTTGCCAGCGTTGGTGTAGCCAACCACCGAAATAATTGGCAAGCCCGATTCTTGGCGGTTTTGGCGATACAACTCGCGATGACGATGCACATCAGCCAATTGTTCTTTCAACAAGGCGATGCGTTTGCCAATAATCCGTTGGTCACTTTCAAGCTGGGTTTC
The genomic region above belongs to Herpetosiphon gulosus and contains:
- a CDS encoding DUF6483 family protein, yielding MRDYILRLIEQFGLVWRKIVHLREAGSVEEAQAAINTAYRDLFDTHSHFVDLLPDEDLLKLVQFEGTIDLDRCAVLAALHVAEGQCFQEQGMIDEAYRRFDRALMLYGALVRSNQQIPPEVREAAKAGLYELSNYELEPATLDDAWRVYAAVGDYPNAEDHLWQWLEATEFAEAACSDAQAWYHQLLTRSDASLEQLGLPRQEIEQSLAQLAAH
- a CDS encoding thioredoxin domain-containing protein translates to MANRLIHETSPYLLQHAENPVDWYAWGEEALQRAKQDDKPILLSVGYSACHWCHVMAHESFEDPATAAVMNELFINIKVDREERPDIDSLYMAAVQAMTRHGGWPMTVFLTPDGAPFYGGTYFPPEPRHNMPSFQQVLHGVAEAYRDRREEVFQSAEQMREHLEDILSFDLEQVKLSKSQLNVAAQRQMSQFDSRFGGYGGAPKFPQALIFGMVLRTWLRSDDQDALNQVTQTLQAMANGGMYDQLGGGFARYSVDAQWLVPHFEKMLYDNALLSQLYLETYQATHEPFYRRIAEESINYILRDMTSPDGGFYAAEDADSEGEEGKFYVWSVAEIQQLLSPEDAALAQLYWNIQPEGNFEGHTILYVPQDPSVVAKELSISEADLAQRIAAIRATLLAQRNTRIRPGRDEKILASWNGMMLRSLAFAANVLDNADYRAAAIRNAEFITSKLYQNGQLYRSYKDGQAKFKGYLEDYACVADGMLALYEATFDLRWLQVAIELAESMTERFWDAQQRSFFDTASDHEQLITRPRDLYDNATPAGNSVAVDVLLRLATLLDRYEYRQYAETVLANLSGALLQLPGAFGRLLAAADFALAEPREVALIGDPADPAFKALLQATYRNYQPNKVVAACRPDDQAAQQLIPLLAERPLLNQQATAYVCVRRACKLPTNDPNQLINQLG
- a CDS encoding NAD(+)/NADH kinase, producing the protein MHTIGVLYNPLAPATAQAGERIAAWLGERGLSVWLGTSQSARDEPDLVAPCQLMLALGGDGTVLRAARIGITHNMPILGVAMGHLSFMAEVTEESVYEGLEVLLNSGGWYDQRTLVRARVLRQGQEIFNDLALNEVLLSRRDVARVVHVSVAIDDMPLTSYRADGVLVSTATGSTAYALAAGGPVLDPRSDSLLLVTVAGHLTSLPALVLPPDTKISWTLARHHPTIISLDGQWSFPIEPDDLIEVTRAQEICRFAHVYPQAHFYQSLTQRLRRQ
- a CDS encoding alpha/beta hydrolase, which codes for MKIKPQKRSLLRRIGRWLGWIGLLMIGLLIGGWAFQRWASQRDRQRFLPAEQQIMVNGHAMRLICMGSGSPTIVLESGLGDGADVWGLVQPALAEQYRVCAYDRVGMGWSAAVADKADRASIAETLHELLNHANVPAPYVLVGHSAGGVYVREYAQRYPEQVVGLVLVDSSHEQQRQRQSQLDEDPFAVMRQSMQACDALAPFGIIRLTKLFEQSQTTYAKLPQPAQASIAASLYQTSTCSAMDAALAAITKDLNQAQAPQSLKDLPLVVLTRGIADNTMPAEFEQTWDSLQQELAQLSSNSQHQIAETSGHYIHLDQPELVIGAVEWVISHQAK
- a CDS encoding tetratricopeptide repeat protein — its product is MSKQDDKMRIRNRLIDQAISEAANNQWESAIELNRKAIELAEDPETYNRLGKALQEVNRYAEALETYQKTLKLAPSNIIARRNIDKLTPLLSSEGKTNQRSRELVDLRLFVSETGKTGITTLTNLANPGLVSQLGSGEIVELRHEGRLLNAYTSDGILIGRIEPKLAQRLAELIDGGNKYAAAIAHIENGQVRIVIRETFQHPSQRTKISFPGKLSGDMGAFRPYVRDYSLRYDFDGDDDDEVDEMGEEEEEDLDEMSLDDVDSDDGDDDDELGS
- a CDS encoding type II CAAX endopeptidase family protein: MSYGNDDPQRERNDAVLKALGGVPQPPVAPPMQPQQPMAQPGWYPADYGYQVPSTGAAVPGSEEGNSRTPMAYWVLPDLIFGFLLAVLLQVIIMVAYMLANGLSDLEQIQGLLNDPTFILLNAPTLGLGFTLASILRVNILRKLPLAWFGLNRKKLGVALGFGFIAGISFLVTNFISGVISKALDSSPDQQAQLIGPFKEASNLQIGLFGLFVVIIGPFLEEVFFRGYAFRAIRQKLGVTWGVVLSGILFALPHAFGVTTGYIALLIPIFLGGAILALVYHYTNNLWSAVLAHSINNFIGFIGLIVALKFDV
- the miaB gene encoding tRNA (N6-isopentenyl adenosine(37)-C2)-methylthiotransferase MiaB — its product is MERNRYFVWTVGCQMNVSDSERLESALQGVGYTPAEQAEDADFIVLNSCSVRANAEEKIIGKITDIQRIKRERPDTKIVLWGCMVGPNNQSIFKKKLPMVDHFVSPSAVDEVLALAPNPIYQLDEPALPVADWQVPPVNVHVPINYGCNMSCAYCVIPLRRGKERSRPMEEIAEEVRRICARGAKEITLLGQIVDSYGHDLPGRPDLADLLEYLHETPGLVRLRFLTSHPAFMSEKLLHTIARLPKIMPDINLPIQAGDDQLLKVMKRGYTVAKYTKLIERIREIIPNVSLSTDIIVGHPGETREMFERTLEMVENIRFDKVHIAAYSSRPGTKAADMELDPALAVEHGEKQYRRIALERLQERIATERNEACLGHEVEVLVEEFTKGKWRGRDRNNKLVFFEAAGDWYGKVVNIHVTETRPWWLGGDLIGETLAIGA
- a CDS encoding DUF4832 domain-containing protein, whose amino-acid sequence is MRWFRVLFVLLIVAGFGLTWYLLRPQNRLVWQTFTPTVIALEQAEVANPGRGLYQWRGQTMICPSELISNRERYDRWTWAELEPSENDYDWREIHELLDTAEQKGQRVWLGLGASAGPSNNGPFLPNYLQQPEFGASFEGDWYPNYNHPFVQARLEALLAAFVAEFAGDQRILGVQMRSYGRYGEGYLPWNADKNHVMWASESTARWLVDAWHTHLGPHFLLSIPLSNNPVFYYAMTKQPYWSITRDALGMPEQMANIDQLIQSDIMVDGQAIGPLVAERWKVAPIFSEMIGEYGERDYSGQFLAAQTQVISYHISYVSNGNFAQPYRESPWDFWRDPVNCPEQTSKWTNADTQNFIMAGKLAGYRYAPTTIKLAIDNQQLQIESTWQNAGVAPIYERWPLIWQLRDATQAVVWQAESSLDLRQILPTQAYEHRQQFEHFDLPVGEYELRLIAPAINHYVQPLQLAIEGQLDDGSYRIGILSIR
- a CDS encoding response regulator, which encodes MPTILAVDDDTTVCALIRHFLGADYTILTASSVSQALLLLETSIPDLLLIDELLPDMRGHEFCQSLEHNPRLRQIPRIMMSASTHYIVAGTPNVLMYIRKPFRREQLLMAVSDVLGE